Proteins encoded within one genomic window of Mycolicibacterium monacense:
- a CDS encoding LLM class flavin-dependent oxidoreductase, with translation MTARPYAERVPSDSSAPTVQPAAFLRTTLPLDLTGLAALDSGRYHSIWLPDHMVSFWPDSIWTPEFTDLADTSPSPHRHLDGMAVAAAAAVLTESTPLATAVVDTVRRHPASLAQSALTIDHLSGGRFILGLGSGEAENIVPYGFDFDRPVSRFEEALHVIRLLWDSDGPVDFTGRFHRLRGARLDTEPFGGRVPPIWIGASGPRMLDIVGRHADGWWPAGAWTPQHYADMLGAVRSSAERAGRDPMAITPCFIQVCLIAKDDAALAEILDAPLVKAFLLQVSAQTLRAFGHEHPMGNDWRGFHDIDPATLTRERIVDFLARVRPEAILAVLPHGTPAQVARTVKDYVEAGLRVPKIMDYGAMAGLRFAAASADNVREAEDELMRLCGVPI, from the coding sequence ATCACGGCGCGCCCCTATGCTGAGCGAGTGCCCAGCGATTCGTCGGCGCCGACGGTTCAGCCCGCTGCGTTCCTGCGCACGACCCTGCCGCTGGACCTGACCGGGCTGGCGGCCCTCGACAGCGGCCGCTACCACTCGATCTGGCTCCCCGACCACATGGTCAGTTTCTGGCCGGACTCGATCTGGACACCGGAGTTCACCGACCTCGCCGACACCTCCCCCTCACCGCACCGCCACCTCGACGGGATGGCGGTGGCCGCCGCCGCTGCCGTATTGACCGAGTCCACCCCACTGGCGACCGCGGTCGTCGACACCGTCCGGCGCCACCCCGCCTCGCTGGCCCAGAGCGCGCTGACCATCGATCACCTGTCCGGCGGCCGCTTCATCCTGGGACTCGGCAGCGGCGAGGCCGAGAACATCGTCCCCTACGGATTCGACTTCGACCGGCCCGTGAGCCGGTTCGAGGAGGCGCTGCACGTCATCCGGTTGTTGTGGGACTCCGACGGACCCGTCGACTTCACCGGACGGTTCCACCGACTGCGCGGGGCGCGCCTGGACACCGAACCGTTCGGCGGCCGCGTCCCGCCGATCTGGATCGGAGCCAGCGGACCGCGGATGCTCGACATCGTCGGTCGCCACGCCGACGGATGGTGGCCGGCCGGGGCGTGGACGCCGCAGCACTACGCCGACATGCTCGGCGCGGTCCGGAGCTCGGCCGAACGGGCCGGGCGCGATCCGATGGCGATCACCCCGTGCTTCATCCAGGTGTGCCTGATCGCCAAAGACGATGCCGCCCTGGCTGAGATCCTGGACGCACCGCTGGTCAAGGCGTTCCTGCTGCAGGTGTCCGCGCAGACCCTGCGCGCGTTCGGTCACGAGCATCCGATGGGCAACGACTGGCGGGGGTTCCACGACATCGACCCGGCGACGCTGACCCGCGAACGCATCGTCGACTTCCTCGCCCGGGTGCGGCCCGAGGCGATCCTCGCCGTCCTGCCGCACGGCACACCCGCTCAGGTCGCCCGCACCGTCAAGGACTACGTCGAGGCCGGGCTGCGGGTGCCCAAGATCATGGACTACGGCGCCATGGCCGGACTGCGGTTCGCGGCCGCATCCGCCGACAACGTGCGCGAGGCCGAGGACGAACTGATGAGACTGTGCGGGGTACCGATATGA
- a CDS encoding sulfotransferase family protein gives MSERLHAQDLLARAEAATGLYDYGDPTLPARFGIAVDHLNGQGMDAEGVQRAAQVCHWLLTSRLEFFADRDRYPIGDEVIERPMFVTGEPRSGTTLMHALMSVDPDARALRFWEVMYPSPPPGLAGPDDTRRTRANADWREINAKMPKWLHSHPYNDMLGDGLPEDERTWAFDFRVMTPTAWWRVPMQTVVGGLPTDPAAQYRIHQAMLQQCQYRRPRKRWVLKGFHGFRLTEFFAGYPDASLIWLHRDPVQVAASRTMMMADILDGIVGPIDLKAAAKMHLDLTRASIANTMSHPLVDDPRIQHVRYTDFVADPVGTVRAYHAFCGHALTEAAESAMRDYLAHNRGDRYGKFRYSTSLLTDIGEDIDALNEEFRPFRERFGVAIEKRD, from the coding sequence ATGAGCGAACGCCTGCACGCCCAGGACCTGTTGGCCCGCGCGGAAGCGGCCACCGGACTGTACGACTACGGCGATCCGACGCTGCCCGCACGGTTCGGCATCGCCGTCGACCACCTCAACGGCCAGGGCATGGACGCCGAGGGCGTGCAACGCGCGGCACAGGTGTGCCACTGGCTGCTGACGTCGCGGCTGGAGTTCTTCGCCGACCGGGACCGCTACCCGATCGGCGACGAGGTCATCGAGCGGCCGATGTTCGTCACCGGTGAACCCCGTTCCGGCACAACGCTGATGCACGCGCTGATGTCGGTGGACCCCGATGCGCGCGCCCTGCGGTTCTGGGAGGTGATGTATCCGTCACCGCCGCCCGGCCTCGCCGGACCGGACGACACCCGCCGTACCCGCGCGAATGCGGACTGGCGGGAGATCAATGCCAAGATGCCGAAGTGGCTGCACAGCCACCCCTACAACGACATGCTCGGCGACGGGCTGCCCGAGGACGAGCGGACCTGGGCGTTCGACTTCCGGGTGATGACCCCGACGGCGTGGTGGCGGGTCCCGATGCAGACGGTGGTCGGCGGCCTGCCGACCGATCCGGCCGCGCAGTACCGGATCCACCAGGCGATGCTGCAACAGTGCCAGTATCGCCGCCCACGAAAGCGCTGGGTGCTCAAGGGTTTCCACGGGTTCCGGTTGACCGAGTTCTTCGCCGGGTACCCCGACGCGTCGCTCATCTGGCTGCACCGCGACCCCGTCCAGGTGGCGGCGTCGCGGACGATGATGATGGCCGACATCCTCGACGGCATCGTCGGGCCGATCGATCTGAAGGCCGCGGCGAAGATGCATCTCGACCTCACCCGGGCGAGCATCGCCAACACCATGAGCCATCCCCTGGTCGACGATCCCCGGATCCAGCATGTCCGCTACACCGACTTCGTCGCCGATCCCGTCGGTACCGTGCGCGCCTACCACGCGTTCTGCGGACACGCGCTGACGGAAGCGGCGGAGTCCGCGATGCGTGACTACCTCGCGCACAACCGCGGCGACCGGTACGGCAAGTTCCGGTACTCGACGTCGCTGCTGACCGACATCGGTGAGGACATCGACGCGCTCAACGAGGAGTTCCGGCCGTTCCGCGAGCGATTCGGCGTGGCGATCGAGAAGCGGGACTGA
- a CDS encoding sugar phosphate isomerase/epimerase family protein, translating to MHERLSVHSVTFFGDPLAELHHQWHALGLTRLSILDSQLSDPALAPLLAAHGYRVDAVYHLFAGGRLQSDRTAARDALTNVIDAAADAGARMIYLLTGGRGSLSWRQAADAFCEEVAPCLAHARRRGVALAIENASSLYADMHIAHSLRDTIALAEMADLGICVDLFHCWAEAELPELLDRALPRTELVQVSDYVLGDRSLPARAVPGDGVIPLEPCVAQILAGGYTHGFDLELIGPRIEAEGRAVAARRACETVSAMLDRLVR from the coding sequence ATGCACGAGCGGCTCTCGGTGCACAGTGTGACGTTCTTCGGGGATCCGCTCGCCGAGTTGCACCACCAGTGGCACGCACTGGGTCTGACGCGGTTGAGCATCCTCGACTCGCAGCTGTCGGACCCCGCGCTGGCGCCGCTGCTCGCCGCACACGGATACCGGGTCGACGCCGTCTACCACCTGTTCGCCGGCGGGCGGCTCCAGTCCGACCGCACCGCCGCCAGGGACGCGTTGACGAATGTGATCGACGCGGCGGCCGATGCGGGCGCCCGCATGATCTACCTGCTCACCGGCGGACGCGGATCGCTGTCGTGGCGGCAGGCCGCCGATGCGTTCTGCGAGGAGGTGGCCCCCTGCCTCGCTCACGCGCGCAGGCGCGGGGTGGCGTTGGCGATCGAGAACGCGTCGAGCCTCTACGCCGACATGCACATCGCCCACTCGCTGCGCGACACCATCGCGCTCGCCGAGATGGCCGACCTCGGAATCTGTGTCGACCTGTTCCACTGTTGGGCCGAGGCCGAACTCCCCGAACTGCTCGACCGTGCCCTTCCGCGTACCGAACTCGTCCAAGTGAGCGACTACGTTCTGGGTGACCGGTCGCTGCCCGCGCGCGCGGTTCCCGGGGACGGGGTGATACCGCTCGAGCCGTGCGTGGCCCAGATCCTCGCCGGTGGCTACACGCACGGATTCGACCTCGAGCTGATCGGGCCGCGGATCGAGGCCGAGGGCCGCGCGGTCGCGGCGCGACGGGCGTGCGAGACCGTCAGCGCGATGCTCGACCGGCTGGTGCGGTGA
- a CDS encoding DUF1214 domain-containing protein translates to MVFGDGPDDTALDAAWAAFCDRLKAAGAQAFKDHNATSGAQRVDALRFLTQNLGQAFDLALETADTRYPIVHAFCTPLRKLGGDSADFTYHQAWIDGAHTYRLTGNRGGAPFFNITVQGPRGSGPGVLHEPFGDVPEVNLSGSQLATAAGGDFELYIGGPERGPNWLPTTPGSRKLFIRQGFDRWDDRPAELRIERVGMAAPRPLPTPAEMVAAIGWAGDFVEGVMRDWPDYPFTYGGVDAAHPNRFPAVDSDTGDDKRGRAAANMFWELGADEALIIEFDAHEGLWMLTNMGVFFNSMDYLYRPVSYTPSRTVTDGDGRIRIVLAHDDPGCHNWLDTQGFSRGNVTYRHMLAGKPAVLHTRLVARSDLADALPPDTATVTGEQRVAQMWARFNGIRRRHRM, encoded by the coding sequence ATGGTGTTCGGCGACGGTCCCGACGACACGGCGCTCGATGCGGCGTGGGCGGCGTTCTGCGACCGGTTGAAAGCCGCGGGCGCGCAGGCGTTCAAGGATCACAACGCCACCTCGGGCGCACAGCGGGTCGACGCGTTGCGTTTCCTCACCCAGAACCTGGGTCAGGCCTTCGACCTGGCGCTCGAAACCGCCGACACCCGGTATCCGATCGTGCACGCCTTCTGCACCCCGCTGCGCAAACTGGGCGGTGACAGTGCGGACTTCACCTACCACCAGGCCTGGATCGACGGGGCACACACCTACCGCCTCACCGGGAACCGGGGCGGCGCACCGTTTTTCAACATCACCGTGCAGGGTCCGCGGGGTTCGGGTCCCGGCGTCCTGCACGAGCCGTTCGGTGACGTCCCGGAGGTCAACCTGTCCGGCTCCCAGCTGGCGACGGCCGCCGGCGGCGACTTCGAGCTCTACATCGGTGGACCCGAGCGCGGACCGAACTGGCTGCCGACGACACCGGGTTCGCGAAAACTGTTCATCCGTCAGGGTTTCGACCGGTGGGACGACCGGCCGGCCGAACTGCGCATCGAACGCGTCGGCATGGCGGCCCCGCGGCCACTGCCCACACCCGCCGAGATGGTGGCCGCCATCGGTTGGGCCGGTGACTTCGTCGAAGGGGTGATGCGCGACTGGCCGGACTACCCGTTCACCTACGGCGGCGTCGACGCCGCGCACCCCAACCGGTTTCCCGCCGTCGACTCCGACACCGGTGACGACAAGAGGGGCCGCGCGGCGGCGAACATGTTCTGGGAACTCGGCGCCGACGAAGCGCTGATCATCGAGTTCGACGCGCACGAGGGCCTGTGGATGCTCACCAACATGGGCGTGTTCTTCAACAGCATGGACTACCTGTACCGGCCCGTCTCCTACACCCCGAGCCGCACGGTGACCGACGGTGACGGGCGGATCCGCATCGTGCTGGCCCACGACGATCCGGGCTGTCACAACTGGCTCGACACCCAGGGATTCAGCCGCGGCAACGTCACCTACCGGCACATGCTGGCCGGAAAGCCCGCCGTGCTGCACACCAGGCTGGTGGCCCGGTCCGACCTCGCCGACGCGCTACCGCCGGACACCGCCACCGTCACCGGCGAGCAACGCGTCGCCCAGATGTGGGCCCGGTTCAACGGGATCCGACGACGCCACCGGATGTGA
- the gatB gene encoding Asp-tRNA(Asn)/Glu-tRNA(Gln) amidotransferase subunit GatB translates to MTATSAAELLDYDDVVARFEPVMGMEVHVELSTATKMFCGCANAFGAEPNTQVCPVCLGLPGSLPVLNQQAVESAIRIGLALNCEIVPWCRFARKNYFYPDQPKNYQISQYDEPIAINGYLDVPLDDGSTWRVEIERAHMEEDTGKLTHLGSDTGRIAGATNSLADYNRAGVPLIEIVTRPIEGAGVKAPEIARAYVTALRDLLRALGVSDVRMDQGSMRCDANLSLKPIGQAEFGTRTETKNVNSLKSVEVAVRYEMRRQAAVLTSGGQVHQETRHFHEDGYTSPGRSKETAEDYRYFPEPDLEPVAPDAEFVEHLRQSLPELPWLRRNRIQQEWGISDEVMRDLVNNGAIDLVAATVEQGASSEAARAWWGNFLVQKANESGVELDALPITPAQVAAVVKLVDDGKLSNKLARQVVEGVLAGEGEPAQVMADRGLEVVRDDSALQAAVDEALAANPGIVEKIRGGKVQAAGAIVGAVMKATKGQADAARVRELVLAACS, encoded by the coding sequence ATGACGGCGACATCGGCGGCAGAACTGCTCGACTACGACGACGTGGTGGCCCGCTTCGAACCGGTGATGGGCATGGAGGTGCACGTCGAGCTCTCCACCGCGACCAAGATGTTCTGCGGGTGCGCCAACGCGTTCGGCGCCGAGCCCAACACCCAGGTGTGCCCGGTCTGCCTCGGCCTGCCCGGTTCGCTACCCGTGCTCAACCAGCAGGCCGTCGAATCGGCGATCCGCATCGGGCTGGCCCTGAACTGCGAGATCGTCCCGTGGTGCCGGTTCGCCCGCAAGAACTACTTCTATCCCGACCAGCCGAAGAACTACCAGATCTCGCAGTACGACGAGCCGATCGCGATCAACGGGTACCTCGACGTCCCGCTCGACGACGGCAGCACGTGGCGCGTGGAGATCGAACGTGCGCACATGGAAGAGGACACCGGCAAGCTGACCCACCTGGGCAGCGACACCGGCCGCATCGCGGGGGCGACGAACTCGCTGGCCGACTACAACCGCGCCGGTGTACCGCTGATCGAGATCGTCACCCGGCCGATCGAAGGCGCGGGCGTCAAGGCCCCGGAGATCGCCCGTGCCTACGTCACCGCACTGCGCGATCTGCTGCGCGCGCTCGGGGTCTCCGACGTGCGCATGGACCAGGGGTCGATGCGCTGCGATGCGAACCTGTCGCTCAAACCGATCGGTCAGGCCGAGTTCGGCACCCGGACCGAGACCAAGAACGTCAACTCGCTCAAGAGCGTCGAGGTCGCGGTGCGCTACGAGATGCGCCGTCAGGCGGCGGTGCTGACCTCGGGCGGTCAGGTGCACCAGGAGACCCGGCACTTCCACGAGGACGGGTACACCTCGCCGGGGCGCAGCAAGGAGACCGCCGAGGACTACCGCTACTTCCCCGAGCCGGATCTCGAACCGGTCGCCCCGGACGCCGAGTTCGTCGAACACCTGCGCCAGAGTCTGCCGGAGCTTCCGTGGTTGCGCCGCAACCGGATCCAGCAGGAGTGGGGCATCTCCGACGAGGTGATGCGCGATCTGGTCAACAACGGCGCGATCGACCTCGTCGCGGCGACCGTCGAACAGGGGGCCTCCAGTGAGGCCGCGCGCGCCTGGTGGGGAAACTTCCTGGTGCAGAAGGCCAATGAAAGTGGAGTCGAACTCGACGCGCTGCCGATCACCCCGGCGCAGGTCGCCGCGGTGGTGAAACTCGTCGACGACGGCAAGCTGTCCAACAAGCTGGCCCGCCAGGTCGTCGAGGGGGTGCTCGCCGGTGAGGGTGAGCCCGCCCAGGTGATGGCCGACCGCGGACTCGAAGTGGTGCGCGACGATTCGGCGCTGCAGGCCGCGGTCGACGAGGCGCTGGCCGCCAACCCGGGCATCGTGGAGAAGATCCGCGGCGGCAAGGTGCAGGCCGCAGGCGCGATCGTCGGTGCGGTGATGAAGGCGACCAAGGGTCAGGCCGACGCGGCGCGGGTGCGCGAACTGGTGCTCGCCGCCTGCAGTTGA
- a CDS encoding cutinase family protein, with protein sequence MKISRVWNIAIAAAAVGSGVAAGGVLSAPSAAAEPCPDVEVIFARGTTEAPGVGWAGQEFVDALQSQMGGRSVQVHPVAYPASPDWPRAADGVIDTSNRVREVVATCPDTKMVLGGYSQGAAVMGYVTADQIPPGYIPPAGITGPMAPEIADHVAAVVLFGKPSTRFLDAISAPPITIGSLYADKTLSQCIPDDPVCTADGANLFAHSQYGANGMIDQAATFAVDRLGDVEAQPKNSAASS encoded by the coding sequence ATGAAGATCAGTCGGGTCTGGAATATCGCGATCGCGGCCGCGGCGGTCGGATCGGGTGTGGCGGCCGGCGGCGTACTGAGCGCCCCGTCCGCGGCGGCCGAACCGTGTCCCGACGTGGAGGTCATCTTCGCGCGCGGCACCACCGAGGCGCCCGGCGTGGGCTGGGCCGGCCAGGAGTTCGTCGACGCGTTGCAGTCCCAGATGGGTGGCCGGTCGGTGCAGGTCCACCCGGTGGCCTACCCGGCGAGCCCCGACTGGCCGCGTGCCGCCGACGGGGTCATCGACACCAGCAACCGGGTCCGCGAGGTCGTGGCCACCTGCCCCGATACGAAGATGGTCCTCGGCGGCTACTCCCAGGGCGCGGCGGTCATGGGTTACGTGACGGCCGACCAGATTCCGCCCGGTTACATCCCCCCGGCCGGCATCACCGGGCCGATGGCCCCGGAGATCGCCGACCACGTCGCCGCCGTCGTACTGTTCGGGAAGCCGTCGACCCGGTTCCTCGACGCGATCAGCGCACCGCCCATCACGATCGGTTCGCTGTATGCGGACAAGACGCTGAGCCAGTGCATTCCCGACGATCCGGTCTGCACCGCGGACGGCGCAAACCTGTTCGCGCACAGTCAGTATGGCGCCAACGGCATGATCGACCAGGCCGCCACGTTCGCCGTCGACCGACTCGGCGACGTCGAAGCTCAGCCGAAGAACTCCGCGGCGTCGTCGTAG
- a CDS encoding ATP-dependent 6-phosphofructokinase, with the protein MRIGVLTGGGDCPGLNAVIRAVVRTCDVRYGSSVVGFQDGWRGLLENRRIQLRNDARNDRLLAKGGTILGTARVHPEKLRAGLDQIKQTLDDNGIDVLIPIGGEGTLTAAHWLSEENVPVVGVPKTIDNDIDCTDVTFGHDTALTVASEAIDRLHSTAESHQRVMLVEVMGRHAGWIALNAGLASGAHMTLIPEQPFDVEEVCRLVKQRFVRGDSHFICVVAEGAKPAEGTMQLRQGGMDEFGHEKFTGVAQQLAIEVEKRVNRDVRVTVLGHVQRGGTPTPYDRVLATRFGVNAADAAHAGEYGMMVSARGQEIGRVSLADATRRLKLVPQSRYDDAAEFFG; encoded by the coding sequence ATGCGCATAGGAGTTCTCACCGGCGGCGGCGACTGTCCCGGCCTGAACGCGGTGATCCGGGCCGTGGTCCGCACCTGCGACGTCCGCTACGGCTCCTCGGTGGTGGGTTTCCAGGACGGCTGGCGCGGATTGCTGGAGAACCGGCGCATCCAGTTGCGCAACGACGCCCGCAACGACCGGCTACTCGCCAAGGGCGGCACCATCCTCGGCACCGCACGGGTGCATCCGGAGAAGCTGCGCGCCGGGCTCGACCAGATCAAGCAGACCCTCGACGACAACGGCATCGACGTGCTGATCCCGATCGGCGGGGAGGGCACGCTGACCGCCGCGCACTGGCTGTCCGAGGAGAACGTGCCGGTCGTCGGTGTGCCGAAGACCATCGACAACGACATCGATTGCACCGACGTCACTTTCGGCCACGACACCGCGCTCACGGTCGCCAGCGAGGCGATCGACCGACTGCACTCGACCGCGGAATCGCATCAGCGGGTGATGCTCGTCGAGGTGATGGGCCGCCACGCCGGCTGGATCGCGCTCAACGCCGGCCTGGCCTCCGGTGCGCACATGACGCTGATCCCCGAACAACCCTTCGACGTCGAAGAGGTGTGCCGGCTGGTCAAACAGCGGTTCGTCCGCGGCGATTCGCATTTCATCTGCGTGGTGGCCGAGGGGGCCAAACCCGCCGAGGGCACCATGCAGCTACGGCAGGGCGGGATGGACGAGTTCGGCCACGAGAAGTTCACCGGCGTGGCCCAGCAGTTGGCGATCGAGGTGGAGAAGCGGGTCAACCGCGACGTGCGGGTGACGGTGCTCGGCCACGTACAGCGCGGCGGTACGCCCACCCCCTACGACCGGGTGCTGGCGACGCGGTTCGGCGTGAACGCCGCCGACGCCGCACACGCCGGTGAGTACGGGATGATGGTGTCGGCGCGCGGGCAGGAGATCGGCCGGGTGTCGTTGGCCGACGCGACCCGCAGGCTCAAACTGGTGCCGCAGAGCCGCTACGACGACGCCGCGGAGTTCTTCGGCTGA
- the gatA gene encoding Asp-tRNA(Asn)/Glu-tRNA(Gln) amidotransferase subunit GatA: MSSTELIREDAATLAGRIAAKEISSTELTQACLDQIAATDDRYHAFLHVAGNRALAAAARVDAAVAEGERLPSPLAGVPVALKDVFTTTDMPTTCGSKILEGWRSPYDATVTFRLRAAGLPILGKTNMDEFAMGSSTENSAYGPTRNPWDVDRVPGGSGGGSAAALAAFQAPLAIGTDTGGSIRQPAALTATVGVKPTYGTVSRYGLIACASSLDQGGPCARTVLDTALLHQVIAGHDPRDSTSVPAEVPDVVAAARAGASGDLNGVRVGVVKQLRGEGYQPGVLASFTAAVEQLTALGADVVEVDCPNFDHSLAAYYLILPSEVSSNLARFDAMRFGMRVGDDGTHSAEEVMAMTRAAGFGPEVKRRIMIGTYALSAGYYDAYYNQAQKVRTLIAGDLDAAYEKVDVLVTPATPSTAFRLGEKVDDPLAMYLFDLCTLPLNLAGHCGMSVPSGLSPDDNLPVGLQIMAPALADDRLYRVGAAYEAARGPLPTAL, translated from the coding sequence ATGAGCAGCACCGAGCTGATCCGCGAAGACGCCGCCACCCTGGCCGGCCGGATCGCCGCCAAGGAGATCTCGTCCACCGAACTCACCCAGGCGTGCCTGGACCAGATCGCCGCCACCGACGATCGCTATCACGCGTTCCTGCACGTGGCGGGCAACCGGGCACTGGCCGCCGCCGCCCGTGTCGACGCCGCGGTGGCCGAGGGCGAGCGCCTGCCGTCACCGTTGGCGGGTGTCCCGGTGGCCCTCAAGGACGTGTTCACCACCACCGACATGCCGACCACCTGCGGATCGAAGATCCTCGAGGGCTGGCGTTCGCCGTACGACGCGACGGTCACCTTCCGGCTCCGCGCGGCGGGACTGCCGATCCTCGGCAAGACCAACATGGACGAATTCGCCATGGGCAGTTCCACCGAGAACTCCGCCTACGGACCGACCCGGAATCCGTGGGACGTCGATCGGGTGCCCGGCGGGTCCGGCGGCGGCAGCGCCGCGGCGCTCGCGGCGTTCCAGGCGCCGTTGGCCATCGGCACCGACACCGGCGGCTCGATCCGCCAGCCGGCGGCGCTGACCGCGACCGTCGGGGTGAAACCCACCTACGGCACGGTGTCGCGGTACGGGCTGATCGCCTGTGCGTCGTCGCTGGATCAGGGCGGGCCGTGTGCGCGCACGGTGCTCGACACCGCGCTGCTGCACCAGGTGATCGCCGGCCACGACCCCAGGGACTCCACGTCGGTGCCCGCCGAGGTGCCCGACGTGGTCGCCGCGGCCCGTGCGGGTGCGTCCGGTGATCTGAACGGGGTGCGGGTCGGGGTGGTCAAGCAGCTGCGCGGCGAGGGCTACCAACCCGGTGTGCTGGCGTCGTTCACAGCCGCGGTCGAACAACTCACCGCGCTCGGCGCCGACGTCGTCGAGGTGGACTGCCCGAACTTCGACCATTCGCTGGCCGCCTACTACCTGATCCTGCCCTCGGAGGTGTCGTCGAACCTCGCCCGCTTCGATGCCATGCGGTTCGGCATGCGCGTCGGCGACGACGGCACCCACAGCGCCGAAGAGGTGATGGCGATGACCCGGGCGGCCGGCTTCGGGCCAGAAGTCAAGCGCCGCATCATGATCGGCACCTATGCGCTGTCGGCCGGCTATTACGACGCGTACTACAACCAGGCGCAGAAAGTCCGCACCCTCATCGCCGGTGACCTCGACGCGGCGTACGAGAAGGTCGACGTCCTGGTCACCCCGGCCACTCCGTCCACGGCGTTCCGCCTGGGGGAGAAGGTCGACGATCCGCTGGCGATGTACCTGTTCGACCTGTGCACGCTGCCGCTGAACCTGGCCGGGCACTGCGGGATGTCGGTGCCCTCGGGCCTGTCCCCGGACGACAACCTGCCGGTGGGCCTGCAGATCATGGCGCCCGCACTGGCCGACGACCGCCTCTACCGGGTGGGCGCGGCCTACGAGGCGGCCCGCGGTCCGCTGCCCACCGCGTTATAG
- the gatC gene encoding Asp-tRNA(Asn)/Glu-tRNA(Gln) amidotransferase subunit GatC — protein sequence MSQISRDEVAHLARLARLALSDDELDSFAGQLDAILGHVSTIQSVDVTGVRPTGNPLTDVNVMRPDAVVPGLSQDQALDAAPKAVDGRFAVPRILGEPE from the coding sequence GTGTCACAGATCTCCCGAGACGAGGTGGCCCACCTGGCCCGACTGGCCCGCCTGGCGCTGAGCGATGATGAACTCGACAGCTTCGCCGGCCAGTTGGACGCCATCCTGGGCCATGTCAGCACGATCCAGTCCGTCGACGTCACCGGTGTGCGGCCGACCGGCAACCCCCTGACCGACGTCAACGTCATGCGCCCCGATGCCGTGGTGCCCGGCCTCAGTCAGGACCAGGCGCTCGACGCCGCACCCAAGGCCGTCGACGGCCGGTTCGCCGTCCCGCGGATTCTGGGGGAGCCCGAATGA
- a CDS encoding ACT domain-containing protein: protein MVAVPSYLLRVQVEDRPGRLGALAVALGSVGADILSLDVVERVAGYAIDDLVVDLPAGTMPDRLITAAESLTGVYVDTIRPHTGLLEAHRELELIDHIAAAKGKAAKLQTLVDEAPRVLRVGWCTVVRDDGSGLQRVVGSHGAPETQAQSAPWLPLAHAEALDASADWVPQLWRDMDTTLAAAPLGDAGTAVVLGRPGGPAFRPSEVARLGYLAGIVNTILR from the coding sequence GTGGTCGCCGTGCCTTCGTATCTGCTGCGGGTTCAAGTCGAGGACCGGCCCGGCCGGCTCGGCGCGCTCGCCGTGGCTCTCGGTTCGGTGGGCGCCGACATCCTGTCGCTCGACGTCGTCGAACGCGTCGCCGGTTACGCGATCGACGATCTGGTGGTCGACCTGCCCGCCGGGACGATGCCCGACCGGTTGATCACCGCCGCCGAAAGCCTCACCGGCGTCTACGTCGACACCATCCGCCCGCACACCGGGTTGCTGGAGGCGCACCGCGAACTGGAGTTGATCGACCACATCGCCGCGGCGAAGGGTAAGGCGGCGAAGCTGCAGACCCTCGTCGACGAGGCGCCGCGCGTGCTGCGGGTGGGTTGGTGCACCGTGGTGCGCGACGACGGATCCGGGCTGCAACGCGTCGTCGGCAGTCACGGCGCCCCGGAGACGCAGGCCCAGAGCGCGCCGTGGCTGCCGCTGGCCCACGCCGAGGCGCTCGACGCCTCCGCGGATTGGGTGCCGCAGCTGTGGCGCGATATGGACACCACGCTCGCCGCGGCCCCGCTCGGCGACGCCGGCACCGCCGTGGTGCTCGGTCGCCCGGGTGGGCCGGCCTTCCGGCCGTCGGAAGTCGCGCGCCTGGGCTACCTCGCCGGCATCGTCAATACGATCCTGCGGTGA